A segment of the Luteolibacter sp. Y139 genome:
TTGCGGCCGTCTGCGAGGATCAGGGAGTGGGAGACGACCTTGCCGTCGAAATAGACGTTGGCCTTGGTCGAGACGGTGACGTTGGCAAAAGAGGAAGGTTCCATGTTCATGTCAGAGAATATCGAGGAGCTCCACGTCGAAGACCAGCATGCCGGCAGGAGCTCCGGGAGGCGGATTGTTGCCGTAGGCGAGGTTCGCGGGGATCCAGAAGCGGCGCTTTTCACCGCCTACCATGAGCTGCACGCCTTCGGTCCAGCCGGGGATCACGCCATTGAGCGGAAAGTCGATCGATTCACCGCGGACGACCGAGCTATCGAAAAGCCTGCCGTCGGTGGTCCAGCCGGAGTAGTGCACTTCCACCCGGTCGGTCGCCTTCGGATGGCGGCTGCCATTGCCGGGCGAGAGTACCTTGGAAGCAAGGCCGCTCGCGGTCTTGATCGCATCGGCCGGCGGCGCGGCCACGTCTTCCGGGACCGGCGGCGGCTCGGGAGCCTTCTTGATGTCGAAGAGCTCCACGTCGAACACCAGCATGCCCTTCGGCGCACCCGCACGCGGGTTTTCGCCGTAGGCAAGGTTGCCCGGAATCCAGAAGCGGCGCTTCTCACCGGTCACCATGAGCTGCAGGCCCTCGGTCCAGCCGGCGATCACGCCATCGAGCGGGAAGGAAATCGTTTTACCGCGGTCGACGGAGCTGTCGAACTGCCGGCCATCCGTCGTCCAGCCCGAGTAGTGGACCGTCACCGTGTCAGCCGGTCCCGGCTTTTCCGTGCCGGAGCCGGCTTGGAGGAGTTTCGAGGCCAAGCCCGTGGGGCTCGTGATGGCATCGGCGGGCGGGGCGGCTACGTCGGCAGGAGCGGCGGGCATGGCGGCCGGAGGGTTGGGCCGTAGCCCCTCCCTGTCAATCCACCGAATCCCCCGATTGTGTCGCAGTTTCGGCCAGACGGCGATCCATCCAAAACGGACCAAAAGGCACGATCGACATCACTCCGGCCAGCACGGCCTGCCGTTTGGTGAGCAGCCGGTCGCCCCACGCCTGGAAAATCAAATACAGCAGGAGCATAAAGAGCGCTCCGTGAATCGGGCCGAAGACCTTTACCCCAAGCGGCATGTCGGCGACGCGCTTCGCCACCGAGCACCCAATCAGAATCAGGAAGGACACCGCCTCCACCATCCCCACGAGACGGATGCGGCCGATGGGATCGCGAAAATCGGGAGCACTCATGACGCGCCGAAGGGAGCAGCGGACGGACCAATGGTCAACTGCACGGCGGCACCAGACATCGTCCGGCCCCTTGGAACTTATTGTCAGCCTTTCTTGTCTCCGGATGGCCCCCATGTTTAAAACTTGGGGGATCGTTGCAAAATACGTCCCGACCCTTCCATGAAACACCGCATCGCTGTCTTCTCCCTGGCCCTGCTCGATTCCGCTCTTGGCGCTGGGTTCCAGCTTCAAGAGCGCTCCGCCGCCGGCCTCGGCCGGGCCTTCTCCGGTGAAGCGGCGATTGGCGATGACGCCACCGTGATCGCCTCGAACCCAGCGGGCATAGTCTTGTTAGAAGACGAATGGTCCTTCGCCATCGGCGCCAGCGGGATCTTCCCGGATGTGGAGGTCAATGGGACCTACTCCCCGCCAGCGCCCGCGCCACCAGGCACGGTGATTCCTGCCCCCGCGGGCAACGTCTCCGACGACGCCTACCTTCCCTACCTCTATCTCGCCAAGCGCCTCAACGACCACCTCAGCCTTGGCTTCGGCGCCTACACCACCTTCGGGCTCAAGTCCGACTACCCCCTCGCCTTCCCCGCTCGGACGGTCGCCGATTTCAGCGAGCTCGTTTCCATCAATCTCAATCCCTCACTCGCTTGGCGGATCAACGAGCAGTGGTCCGTCGGTGCCGGCTATGACGCACTCCACGGAGACGGTACCCTCATTTCGAGCTTCCCCGCGACCCAGCCTGCACTGGATTTAGCCGGTGACGACTGGGGACACGGCTACAACCTCGGCGTGCTGTTCGAGGCGACGGAAAGCACCCGCTTCGGCCTGCACTACCGCTCGAAGATCGATCTCGAACTGGAAGGCCGCGCCGTCTCCGCGATCCCGGCCTTCAATGGCCCGGCGACCCTCGCCGTCGAACTACCGGCGAGCGTGGAATTCAGCGCAGTTCACGATTTCGCCGACTGGTCCATCCACGGCGACATCATGTGGACCGACTGGAGCGCCTTCCAGCAACTCGCGCCACACATCGCCGGCGCGCCCGCCCAGCCGCCGGCCACCCAGGAGAATTGGAAGGATTCATGGCGCTTCGCCGTCGGCACCACTTGGCGGGCCAGCGAGACATGGACCTTCCGCGCCGGCGTTGCCTACGACCACGCGCCGGTGAGCGATGCGAACCTCACGCTGCGCATCCCGGACGCCGACCGCCTCTGGCTCAGCGCCGGCTTCTCCTGGGAATTCTCGCCCTGCTGGACGCTCGACTTCGGCTACACCCACATTTTCGCGGACGATGTCTTCATCACCGACGGCAGCGCTGCCACGGGCGTCTTCCAAGGCAAGGCCACCGGCAGCGGCGATGTCGTCTCGCTCGGCATTTCGGCAGGGTTCTGACCGCTTTTGCCATCGCCATGCGAAGCTATAAGCCGTAGCCTCATCTTCGAATGACACCCCGCGTCAAGCAAACGGCCTCGATCACCA
Coding sequences within it:
- a CDS encoding FKBP-type peptidyl-prolyl cis-trans isomerase, which codes for MPAAPADVAAPPADAITSPTGLASKLLQAGSGTEKPGPADTVTVHYSGWTTDGRQFDSSVDRGKTISFPLDGVIAGWTEGLQLMVTGEKRRFWIPGNLAYGENPRAGAPKGMLVFDVELFDIKKAPEPPPVPEDVAAPPADAIKTASGLASKVLSPGNGSRHPKATDRVEVHYSGWTTDGRLFDSSVVRGESIDFPLNGVIPGWTEGVQLMVGGEKRRFWIPANLAYGNNPPPGAPAGMLVFDVELLDIL
- a CDS encoding DUF3817 domain-containing protein; its protein translation is MSAPDFRDPIGRIRLVGMVEAVSFLILIGCSVAKRVADMPLGVKVFGPIHGALFMLLLYLIFQAWGDRLLTKRQAVLAGVMSIVPFGPFWMDRRLAETATQSGDSVD
- a CDS encoding OmpP1/FadL family transporter, whose amino-acid sequence is MKHRIAVFSLALLDSALGAGFQLQERSAAGLGRAFSGEAAIGDDATVIASNPAGIVLLEDEWSFAIGASGIFPDVEVNGTYSPPAPAPPGTVIPAPAGNVSDDAYLPYLYLAKRLNDHLSLGFGAYTTFGLKSDYPLAFPARTVADFSELVSINLNPSLAWRINEQWSVGAGYDALHGDGTLISSFPATQPALDLAGDDWGHGYNLGVLFEATESTRFGLHYRSKIDLELEGRAVSAIPAFNGPATLAVELPASVEFSAVHDFADWSIHGDIMWTDWSAFQQLAPHIAGAPAQPPATQENWKDSWRFAVGTTWRASETWTFRAGVAYDHAPVSDANLTLRIPDADRLWLSAGFSWEFSPCWTLDFGYTHIFADDVFITDGSAATGVFQGKATGSGDVVSLGISAGF